From Daucus carota subsp. sativus chromosome 6, DH1 v3.0, whole genome shotgun sequence, the proteins below share one genomic window:
- the LOC108193025 gene encoding BTB/POZ domain and ankyrin repeat-containing protein NOOT1 has protein sequence MMSSLEDYLRSLSLDYLNLLINGQAFSDVTFSVEGRLVHAHRCILAARSLFFRKFFCGPDTPAGLDASSVGSGSRSGGSGGALASSPRGGPNSQVIPVNSVGYEVFLLMLQFLYSGQVSIVPQKHEPRPNCGERGCWHTHCTAAVDLALETLAAARSFGIEQLALLTQKQLESIVEKASIEDVMKVLIASRKQDMHQLWTTCSHLVAKSGLPPEILAKHLPIDVVAKIEELRFKSTLARRSLMSEQHHHHHQHDLTADLEDQKIRRMRRALDSSDVELVKLMVMGEGLNLDEALALHYAVENCSREVVKALLELGAAEVNYPAGPAGKTPLHIAAEMVSPDMVAVLLDHHADPNVRTMEGITPLDVLRTLTSDFLFKGAIPGLTHIEPNKLRLCLELVQSAALVISREEVGGGDGSGGANTSTTIYPPPMGNEDHHHSSGGARGGNVGNLNLDSRLVYLNLGASSHINEGDSQSDAMNRGGCDPSSMYHHSHHNY, from the exons ATGATGTCCTCCCTGGAGGACTACTTAAGATCTCTATCTCTAGATTATCTAAATCTTCTGATCAACGGACAAGCCTTCAGTGATGTAACTTTCAGTGTGGAGGGTCGTTTAGTCCACGCTCACAGGTGCATCTTGGCTGCTAGGAGCCTCTTCTTCAGGAAATTCTTTTGTGGGCCAGACACCCCGGCCGGGCTCGACGCCTCCTCCGTCGGAAGCGGGTCCAGGTCTGGCGGTAGTGGCGGCGCGTTGGCCTCATCGCCCAGGGGTGGACCCAATTCGCAAGTGATACCGGTGAATTCAGTAGGTTATGAGGTGTTTTTGTTGATGTTGCAATTCTTGTACAGTGGTCAAGTCTCAATTGTGCCTCAAAAGCATGAGCCCAGGCCTAATTGTGGGGAGAGGGGTTGTTGGCACACACATTGCACTGCAGCCGTTGATCTTGCTCTCGAAACCCTCGCAGCCGCTAGATCTTTCGGTATTGAACAGCTCGCATTGCTCACTCAG AAGCAACTGGAAAGTATAGTAGAGAAAGCGTCAATTGAAGATGTGATGAAGGTTTTGATAGCATCAAGAAAACAAGACATGCATCAGCTTTGGACTACTTGTTCCCATCTGGTTGCGAAATCGGGTCTTCCTCCCGAAATTCTGGCCAAGCACCTCCCGATTGATGTTGTGGCCAAAATCGAAGAGCTTCGTTTCAAGTCCACCCTTGCTCGTCGGTCTCTCATGTCTGAACAGCACCACCACCATCACCAACACGACCTGACCGCGGACCTGGAAGATCAGAAAATTCGGAGAATGAGACGAGCATTGGACTCGTCTGACGTGGAACTCGTGAAGCTCATGGTGATGGGAGAAGGTCTCAACTTGGACGAAGCGCTCGCCCTACATTACGCCGTGGAGAATTGTAGCCGAGAGGTTGTCAAGGCATTGCTGGAACTCGGGGCAGCTGAAGTGAACTACCCGGCTGGACCCGCGGGCAAAACGCCCCTCCACATAGCCGCCGAGATGGTGTCCCCGGATATGGTGGCAGTTCTTCTTGACCACCATGCAGACCCTAATGTCCGTACAATGGAAGGCATTACCCCCCTAGATGTCTTGCGAACCCTAACCTCTGATTTTTTATTCAAAGGGGCCATCCCGGGGCTAACACACATCGAACCAAACAAGCTTCGGCTATGCCTCGAGCTTGTTCAGTCGGCAGCATTGGTGATCTCGAGGGAGGAAGTTGGTGGCGGTGATGGAAGCGGCGGAGCGAATACTTCCACAACTATATATCCACCGCCAATGGGAAATGAAGATCATCATCACAGCAGCGGAGGAGCGCGTGGTGGCAATGTAGGTAACTTGAACCTCGATTCGAGATTGGTTTATCTCAACCTCGGGGCTTCGTCGCATATTAATGAAGGAGATAGCCAAAGTGACGCTATGAATCGAGGTGGTTGTGATCCTTCATCCATGTATCATCATTCCCATCATAATTATTAG
- the LOC135147105 gene encoding L-galactono-1,4-lactone dehydrogenase, mitochondrial-like, with translation MSRLAHLKRSLKPFFQNPRLHFTKPPIFSNPTSEIPHFLNPRNPFVSRGFSTTPPLSSPSSSSSDAEIRKYIGYAALLLSCAAATYYSFPFPENAKHKKAQMFRYAPLPDDLHTVSNWSGTHEVHTRNFVQPESVKELESVVRVASEKKQKIRPVGSGLSPNGIGLTRAGMVNLALLDKVLEVDKERKIVRVQAGIRVQELVDGIKEFGITLQNFASIREQQIGGIVQVGAHGTGARLPPIDEQVISMKLVTPGKGTIEVSREKDPELFYLARCGLGGLGVVSEVTLQCVERQELVEHTYVSNIKDIKKNHKKLLSDNKHVKYLYIPYTDTVVVVRCNPVSKWKGAPNFKPKYSKDEAMKQIRDLYHESIKKYRGEEQEISEFTFTELRDKLLALDPLNKDHVIKVNQAEAEFWRRSEGYRLGWSDEILGFDCGGQQWVSETCFPAGTLAKPNMKDIQYIEEVLQLIEKEQVPAPAPIEQRWTTSSKSLMSPAYSSAEDDIFSWVGIIMYLPTTDPRQRKEITEEFFHYRHMTQTQLWDQYSAYEHWAKIEVPKDKDELAALQSRLRKRFPVDAYNKARRELDPNSVLSNNMLEKLFPLGNPI, from the exons ATGTCCCGACTTGCTCATCTCAAGCGATCACTAAAACCCTTTTTTCAAAACCCTAGATTGCACTTCACAAAACCCCCAATTTTCAGCAACCCCACCTCAGAAATTCCTCATTTCTTAAACCCTAGAAACCCTTTTGTTTCCCGTGGATTCTCAACAACCCCACCTCTTTCTTCCCCTTCTTCGAGCTCTTCTGATGCAGAGATTCGTAAATACATTGGCTATGCGGCACTGTTACTCTCTTGTGCTGCAGCTACATACTATTCTTTCCCGTTCCCTGAGAATGCCAAGCACAAGAAGGCCCAGATGTTTAGGTACGCTCCGTTGCCTGATGATTTGCATACTGTGTCTAATTGGAGTGGGACCCACGAGGTGCATACGCGGAATTTTGTGCAGCCTGAGAGTGTGAAAGAGTTGGAGAGTGTGGTGAGGGTGGCTAGTGAGAAGAAGCAGAAGATTAGGCCGGTGGGGTCGGGGTTGTCGCCGAATGGGATCGGGTTGACTAGAGCGGGGATGGTGAATTTGGCGTTGTTGGATAAGGTTTTGGAGGTGGATAAGGAGAGGAAGATTGTGAGGGTTCAGGCGGGGATTCGGGTGCAGGAGCTCGTCGATGGGATTAAGGAGTTCGGGATTACTTTGCAGAATTTTGCGTCCATTAGGGAACAGCAGATTGGTGGCATTGTTCAG GTTGGTGCACATGGCACTGGAGCAAGGTTGCCTCCCATTGATGAGCAGGTTATTAGCATGAAGTTGGTTACACCTGGTAAAGGAACTATAGAGGTTTCAAGAGAGAAAGATCCCGAGCTTTTTTATCTAGCTCGGTGTGGACTTGGGGGCCTTGGTGTCGTTTCAGAAGTCACTCTGCAGTGTGTTGAGAGGCAGGAACTTGTTGAGCATACCTATGTCTCAAATATTAAAGATATAAAGAAAAACCACAA GAAATTGCTGTCTGACAACAAGCATGTGAAGTATCTCTACATACCATATACTGACACGGTTGTCGTTGTGAGGTGTAATCCCGTATCAAAGTGGAAAGGTGCACCAAATTTTAAACCAAAATATAGCAAGGATGAAGCCATGAAGCAAATTCGTGATCTTTACCATGAGTCAATTAAGAAGTACAG AGGTGAAGAACAAGAAATTAGTGAGTTTACATTTACAGAGTTGAGAGATAAGTTACTTGCACTGGATCCTCTGAACAAAGACCATGTCATAAAGGTCAATCAAGCTGAGGCAGAATTCTGGAGGAGGTCAGAGGGATACAGATTAGGCTGGAGTGATGAGATTCTGGGCTTTGATTGTGGTGGCCAACAATGGGTATCAGAGACCTGTTTTCCTGCTGGAACCCTAGCTAAACCAAACATGAAAGATATCCAATACATAGAAGAAGTGTTGCAGCTCATTGAAAAGGAACAAGTGCCTGCACCTGCACCAATAGAGCAGAGATGGACAACTTCTAGTAAGAGCCTCATGAGTCCAGCTTACAGCTCAGCAGAGGATGATATTTTCTCATGG GTTGGCATAATCATGTATCTTCCTACAACGGATCCACGACAGAGAAAGGAGATAACAGAGGAATTTTTTCATTATAGGCATATGACCCAAACCCAGTTATGGGATCAGTATTCAGCATATGAACACTGGGCAAAGATTGAG GTACCAAAGGACAAAGATGAGCTTGCAGCTCTACAATCAAGGTTAAGGAAGCGATTTCCTGTAGATGCTTATAATAAAGCTCGAAGGGAATTGGATCCGAACAGTGTCCTTTCTAATAATATGCTGGAGAAGTTGTTCCCCTTGGGAAATCCAATTTGA
- the LOC135147065 gene encoding lycopene beta cyclase, chloroplastic-like — MKVMDTLLKTHNKLEFFNPIHGFPDKVGTLSCLKFRNQELRFGSRRSNVNWGKNGSVKASSSALLELVQETKKENLEFDLPLYDPSNGLVVDLAVVGGGPAGLAVAQQVSEAGLAVVSIDPSPKLIWPNNYGVWVDEFEAMDLLDCLDTTWSSAIVYIDDQTTKELGRPYGRVNRKQLKSKMMQKCISNGVKFHQAKVVKVVHEEAKSLLICNDGVTIQAAVVLDATGFSRCLVQYDKPYNPGYQVAYGIVAEVEEHPFDVNKMIFMDWRDSHLNGNTELKERNSKIPTFLYAMPFSSDRIFLEETSLVARPGLAMGDIQERMVARLRHLGIKVKSIEEDERCVIPMGGPLPVLPQRVVGIGGTAGMVHPSTGYMVARTLAAAPVVANAIVQYLGGSKKGALGNELSAEVWKDLWPIERRRQREFFCFGMDILLKLDLPGTRRFFSAFFDLEPRYWHGFLSSRLFLPELFFFGLSLFSNASNTSRIEIMAKGTVPLVNMVNNLIKDRE; from the coding sequence ATGAAAGTGATGGATACTCTACTAAAGACTCATAACAAGCTTGAGTTTTTCAATCCAATTCATGGGTTTCCTGATAAAGTTGGAACCCTGAGTTGTTTGAAGTTTCGAAACCAGGAGCTGAGGTTTGGCTCTAGAAGATCGAATGTAAATTGGGGGAAGAACGGTTCTGTAAAGGCTAGTAGTAGTGCCCTTTTGGAGCTTGTTCAAGAAACCAAGAAAGAAAATCTTGAATTTGACCTTCCTTTGTATGACCCGTCGAATGGCCTTGTAGTGGACTTGGCTGTAGTTGGTGGAGGTCCTGCAGGGTTAGCGGTAGCACAACAAGTTTCTGAGGCAGGACTTGCGGTTGTGTCTATAGACCCTTCTCCAAAATTGATATGGCCAAACAATTATGGTGTTTGGGTGGATGAGTTTGAGGCTATGGATTTGCTAGATTGCCTTGACACTACCTGGTCAAGtgcaattgtttacattgatgACCAGACAACCAAAGAGCTCGGAAGACCGTATGGAAGGGTTAACAGGAAGCAGCTTAAATCTAAAATGATGCAGAAGTGCATATCAAATGGAGTTAAATTTCATCAGGCTAAGGTTGTAAAAGTTGTACACGAGGAAGCTAAATCCCTATTGATATGTAATGATGGTGTGACCATTCAAGCTGCTGTAGTTCTTGATGCAACCGGTTTTTCAAGATGTCTTGTTCAATACGACAAGCCATATAATCCAGGATACCAAGTAGCTTATGGAATAGTGGCAGAAGTAGAAGAACATCCTTTTGATGTAAATAAGATGATTTTCATGGACTGGAGAGATTCCCATCTTAATGGCAATACAGAATTAAAAGAAAGAAACAGTAAAATCCCTACGTTTCTTTATGCTATGCCTTTTTCATCTGACAGAATATTTCTTGAAGAAACATCCCTTGTAGCTCGTCCAGGTTTAGCCATGGGAGATATTCAGGAGAGAATGGTGGCTCGCCTAAGGCATTTGGGTATTAAAGTGAAGAGCATTGAAGAGGATGAGAGATGTGTGATCCCAATGGGAGGGCCTCTGCCTGTACTCCCTCAGAGAGTAGTGGGAATTGGCGGTACAGCTGGTATGGTGCATCCTTCCACTGGATATATGGTAGCAAGAACTCTAGCTGCTGCACCAGTTGTTGCCAATGCAATAGTTCAGTACCTTGGTGGTTCTAAGAAAGGCGCTTTGGGAAACGAATTGTCTGCAGAAGTCTGGAAAGATCTATGGCCAATAGAGAGAAGACGCCAGCGAGAATTCTTTTGCTTTGGTATGGATATTTTGCTAAAACTCGATTTGCCTGGTACAAGAAGGTTTTTCAGTGCTTTTTTTGACCTGGAACCTCGCTATTGGCATGGATTCTTGTCTTCTCGACTATTTCTTCCTGAACTATTCTTTTTCGGGCTTTCTCTTTTCTCAAATGCCTCCAACACTTCTAGAATAGAGATCATGGCAAAAGGCACGGTTCCTTTGGTAAACATGGTAAACAATCTGATCAAAGATAGAGAATAG